CATCAACCCCGGCAACGTGGGAGCTGGCGGCAGCCACGACGAGAACTTCCGTACCATCATCGAGCGCGCCGTCGAGTTCGAAAAGCCCGTGCGCATCGGCGTGAACTGGGGCTCGCTGGACAAGCAGCTGCTGGCGGACCTGATGGATCGAAACGCCAGGCGGCCCCGGCCGCGGGACGCCGGCGCGGTCGTGCTGGAAGCCATGGTCGAAAGCGCTCTGCGCTCTGCAGAACTTGCCGAGAGCTTGGGGCTGCCGCACGACCGGATCGTCCTCAGCGCCAAGGTCTCGAGCGTCCCCGAGCTCGTATCCGTCTACCGCAAGCTCGCGGCGGCGTGCGACTACCCGCTGCACCTGGGGCTGACCGAGGCAGGGATGGGCAGCCGCGGCATCGTGGCCAGCACGGCGGGGCTCGCCATTTTGCTGTGGGAGGGCATCGGTGACACGATCCGGGTGTCGCTCACGCCCCGGCCCGGCGAGTCCCGAACCGAAGAGGTGCGCGTGGCGCAGCAGATCCTGCAGTCGCTCGGGCTGCGAAGCTTCCTGCCCCAGGTGAGCGCCTGCCCGGGGTGCGGGCGCACCACCAGCACGTTCTTCCAGGAGATGGCAGACGCGGTGACCCGCTACATCCAGCAACGGATGCCACAGTGGCGCAGGCGCTATCCGGGCGTCGAGGAATTGCGGGTGGCGGTCATGGGCTGTGTGGTGAACGGTCCCGGCGAGAGCCGCCACGCCCACATCGGCATTTCGCTCCCGGGAACGTTCGAGGAACCGAAGGCGCCGGTGTACATCGACGGCAAGCTCGCCACCACGCTGCGAGGGGAGAAGCTGGTGGACGAGTTCCTGGAGATCCTGGAGCGCTACGTCGAACGCCGCTTCGCCCCGGACGGAGCCGGGCGGCCGGTTGCCCCGGCGCCCGACGGAGTCCGTTAGCGCCCGGCCCGAGGCTAAACGCGTGAAAACACGGTGGACGGCCCGAGCAGCAGGCGTCTGGGAACGCGGTGGTTCCTGGCTGCAGATTGCCGCCGGGTCGTTGGTGACGGCCCTGGCGGTCAACCTGTTCCTGGTGCCCTTCAAGCTCGCGGACGGCGGCATCGTCGGCGTCTCCATCATCCTGCACTACCGGTTCGACTTGCCGGTGGCGCCGCTCGTCGTCGCCCTCAACGTGCCCATCTTCCTGGCCGGATGGCGAATCCTCGGGCTTTCGTTCATCGCGCGGACGTTTTTCGGCGTGGCGACGCTCGGCCTGTTCATTCAGGCGACCCGGGGCATCGCCGGGGTGACCCACGACGTGCTGCTGGCGACCCTTTACGCCGGCGCCGTTCAGGGCATCGGGTTGGGACTGGTGCTCCGGGCGGGAGGGTCCACCGGCGGCACCGACACCCTGGCGCGCATCATCTCGCGGCGCACGCAGTTGAAGGTGGGGCAGGTCATCCTGTACTTCGACCTGCTGGTGCTGGCTGCCGCGGGCCTGACCTTCGGGGCCGAGCGCGCACTTTACGCCGCGGTTACGCTGTTTTTGACCAGCCGCGTCATCGACTTCATCCTGGAGGGACAGTACTCAGCGCGAGCGGTGCTGATCATCTCCGACCGGCATGATGCCATCGCCAGGCGCATTCTGGCGGAACTGGAGCGCGGGGCGACGCTGCTGCAGGCCCGAGGGGCGTACACCGGCGCCGAACGCCCCGTGGTCTACTGCGTCGTGACCCGGGACCAGGTACCGCGGCTGCGCGCCATCGTGCACGGGGAGGATCGAGACGCCTTCATGGTGATGCAGGAGGCCTCCGAGGTGCTGGGCGAAGGGTTCACGCGGCTGCCGTAAGGGGCACACGCACGGCGATGCGGGTGCCCGCGCCCGGCCGGGTGCTGATGGAAAGGGTGCCGCCCAGGAGTTCGACGCGCTCTTTCATGCCTGCAAGCCCCAGGGCCGGGTGGTCGGGCCGGTTCATCACCTCGTCGAGATCGAAGCCGCGGCCGTCGTCCTCGACCGTGAGTTCCACGGCGCGATCGCCGTTGGGGGGGCAGGCGAGCCGCACCCGCACCCGGTTTGCCCCCGAGTGTCGCAGCACGTTGGTCAGGGCCTCCTGCGCCACGCGGAACAGGGCCGTCTCCAGCGTCTGGGGGAGGCGCCGGTCGGTGCAGCCGTTGGTCTCGGCCACCACCGAGATACCGGCGGGTTCCAGGTGCGTGCGGGCATACCAGGCCACGGCGTCGGCCAGGCTGAGGTCGTCGAGGGCAGCCGGCCGCAGATCGTAGGTGATCCGGCGCACCTCTTCCAGGGTGGCCTCGCTCAGGTTCCGCAGGTTGTGGAGGCGGCGCGAAAGCTCCGCGTTGCCTTCCGGAACGGCCGCAATGGCCATGTCCAGCCGAAGCATCAGGCCCGTCAGAGACTGGCCCACGCTGTCGTGGAGCTCCCGGGCGATGCGCCGCCGCTCGTCCTCCTGTGCCCCCATCACCCGGGTGAGCAGCTGCCCCCTAAGGCGCTCTTTCTCACGGACCTCCTCGAAGAGCCGGAAGTTGTCCACGGCGATGGCCACCAGGTTGGCCGCCGCTTCAAGCAGGGTCGCGTCCTCGGGGGAGAAAGGGGGCTCGCCGGCCCGCACCGCCACCAGCCTCCCCAACCTCCGCTCCTTGACCGCCAGGGGAAACTCCAACCAGCTGCGCACGGGCCTGTCCCCGTGCAAGAGCCCGACGCGTCCCCACTCTTTAACCTGCGGGCGGGCAGCCTCCCCGTTCAGCGTGATCCCGCATGCGTCGGCGTGGACCAGCCTCCCGACCTCCTCGACCACCTCCGCGAGGGCCTGGTCCATCCGCTCGGTGTCGGCCAGGGTGCGTCCGAACAGCCGCAACTCCGAAAGCCACCGGGTCAACCGCCCGACCTCGCGCTGCAGCCCCGCCGTGTGACGCTGGATGCGTTCGGCCATGTCGTTGAACGCTGAGGCCAGAAGTCCCATCTCGTCGCGGCTTTGCCAGTTCACCCGGGCGGCGTAGTTGCCGGCCGCAAGCTGCTCGACTCCGGAGACCAGAGCGGCCAGGGGGCGCAGGACGATCCGCGAGATGGGCACGCTCAGGGCAACGATGGCCACTGCCAGCGACAGGGCCATCAGGCCAGCCAGCCACCGGG
The Bacillota bacterium DNA segment above includes these coding regions:
- a CDS encoding YitT family protein, which produces MKTRWTARAAGVWERGGSWLQIAAGSLVTALAVNLFLVPFKLADGGIVGVSIILHYRFDLPVAPLVVALNVPIFLAGWRILGLSFIARTFFGVATLGLFIQATRGIAGVTHDVLLATLYAGAVQGIGLGLVLRAGGSTGGTDTLARIISRRTQLKVGQVILYFDLLVLAAAGLTFGAERALYAAVTLFLTSRVIDFILEGQYSARAVLIISDRHDAIARRILAELERGATLLQARGAYTGAERPVVYCVVTRDQVPRLRAIVHGEDRDAFMVMQEASEVLGEGFTRLP
- the ispG gene encoding flavodoxin-dependent (E)-4-hydroxy-3-methylbut-2-enyl-diphosphate synthase gives rise to the protein MQASGKTRGRDNSTDIRTPYAGGAGKAAAEAADTAVPPTDPRPRRRTVTVKVGGVPVGGSNPVVVQSMTNTETADVEATVRQVAELADAGSELVRITVNHDDAARAVPRIVERLRSMGYDTPIVGDFHFNGHVLLTRYPECARALDKYRINPGNVGAGGSHDENFRTIIERAVEFEKPVRIGVNWGSLDKQLLADLMDRNARRPRPRDAGAVVLEAMVESALRSAELAESLGLPHDRIVLSAKVSSVPELVSVYRKLAAACDYPLHLGLTEAGMGSRGIVASTAGLAILLWEGIGDTIRVSLTPRPGESRTEEVRVAQQILQSLGLRSFLPQVSACPGCGRTTSTFFQEMADAVTRYIQQRMPQWRRRYPGVEELRVAVMGCVVNGPGESRHAHIGISLPGTFEEPKAPVYIDGKLATTLRGEKLVDEFLEILERYVERRFAPDGAGRPVAPAPDGVR
- a CDS encoding histidine kinase, whose product is MRLNLKILLAVSLVVLIVGGASAAAMVHLQRTAGVRQVEQAAQTLASIIYRGLEFSMVRNNPGEMQEIIRHLRGEPMVRRVDIVTGEGRVWSSSEVQEIGTLLSRPELLQVVKTGKPLVREVASSGELVAIEPVLNGPSCASCHTAEQPVLGAVSVSLDTQRLSRQVASSARWLAGLMALSLAVAIVALSVPISRIVLRPLAALVSGVEQLAAGNYAARVNWQSRDEMGLLASAFNDMAERIQRHTAGLQREVGRLTRWLSELRLFGRTLADTERMDQALAEVVEEVGRLVHADACGITLNGEAARPQVKEWGRVGLLHGDRPVRSWLEFPLAVKERRLGRLVAVRAGEPPFSPEDATLLEAAANLVAIAVDNFRLFEEVREKERLRGQLLTRVMGAQEDERRRIARELHDSVGQSLTGLMLRLDMAIAAVPEGNAELSRRLHNLRNLSEATLEEVRRITYDLRPAALDDLSLADAVAWYARTHLEPAGISVVAETNGCTDRRLPQTLETALFRVAQEALTNVLRHSGANRVRVRLACPPNGDRAVELTVEDDGRGFDLDEVMNRPDHPALGLAGMKERVELLGGTLSISTRPGAGTRIAVRVPLTAAA